One window from the genome of Hydra vulgaris chromosome 02, alternate assembly HydraT2T_AEP encodes:
- the LOC136076836 gene encoding sodium-independent sulfate anion transporter-like has protein sequence MVFFNMKKSDLINLLHRFFPIMVWLPQYNFTKLRGDVIAGLTCGFVVIPQSIAYANLGKLPGQYGLYASLTPGLIYAIFGTSKDVSVGTTVTLGLYTSSFNSTHSTIGASLLSFLTGAILVLMGIFKLGYMIKYVPQLVISAFVSATAITIMVTQLSNLFGIKKAPRNVFEILKFIVVNISGTNKWDIIMGVCCIVFLFFFVWLSTRKFGNKEKSKIKTFVAKLILFLSASRMALVCFFATTAVYIFHIYGLKEKFTTAGTIPKGLPKYQSPFQTYKNGNVTVKTTGQLIERFGASLIILPIVMFIEQMSITKAFAKKFNYTVKAQQELIAIGMCNIIASFYGGWIVGGAFSRSALNAMSGAQTPLAGAVSGLVALIALEFMTPALYYIPLAALGAMMVMAVVTMIELSILKHIWSLHKWDLLPFCAAFCTSFYKLEYGVIVGTGIAILVLLSREARPKYLLKKNEAEKYIKLLLLENLTYPGVEAVNKTIYSEVNSRTWIETVFLDMSAMVRVDFTILKNFEFLKNEFLKKKIVLCFINFSRISVRRKFVKAGLITNGEDLTIVNNSLGKTLDLVENNDLKIGLTEDDDLELEMTVLNKMSENELSTVNVLENVAVVHFRDQ, from the exons atggttttcttTAACATGAAGAAAAGCGATCTTATAAACTTACTACACAGATTTTTTCCAATAATGGTTTGGCTTCCTCAATATAACTTTACCAAATTGCGCGGAGATGTTATTGCCGGATTAACGTGTGGATTTGTCGTTATTCCTCAAAGTATTGCATATGCAAATCTTGGAAAACTTCCTGGACAATATGGATTATACGCATCTTTAACCCCTGGATTGATTTATGCAATATTTGGCACATCAAAAGATGTCAGTGTAGGTACAACGGTGACTCTAGGGTTATATACATCAAGTTTTAATTCAACTCATAGCACTATAGGAGCATCTCTTCTAAGTTTCTTAACTGGAGCTATTTTGGTACTGATGGGCATTTTTAAACTAGGTTATATGATCAAGTATGTACCTCAACTAGTCATCAGCGCGTTTGTTTCAGCGACGGCTATTACTATTATGGTAACACAACTTTCGAAtttatttggaattaaaaaaGCGCCTCGAAATGTGTTTGAAATTCTAAAATTCATCGTTGTAAACATAAGTGGAACTAATAAATGGGACATAATAATGGGCGTTTGTTGcatagtgtttttatttttttttgtctggcTTTCTACTAGAAAGTttggaaataaagaaaaaagtaagaTTAAAACGTTTGTAGCAaaactgattttgtttttaagcgCTTCTCGAATGGCTTTAGTGTGCTTCTTTGCAACAACTGCTGTTTACATATTCCATATATAtggattaaaagaaaaatttacaacGGCTGGAACAATTCCAAAAGGTTTACCCAAATACCAG AGTCCATTTCAAACATACAAAAATGGAAATGTTACCGTTAAAACAACTGGTCAACTAATAGAACGCTTTGGTGCTTCTCTTATTATATTACCCATAGTGATGTTTATTGAACAAATGTCTATAACAAAAGCATTTGCTAAAAAGTTCAACTATACAGTAAAAGCGCAGCAAGAGTTAATTGCAATCGGAATGTGCAACATAATTGCTTCTTTTTACGGAGGTTGGATTGTAGGTGGGGCCTTTTCGCGTTCTGCCCTGAACGCCATGAGTGGTGCTCAAACTCCCTTAGCAG gtGCAGTTTCAGGACTGGTTGCGTTAATAGCTCTTGAGTTCATGACTCCAGCTTTATATTATATTCCATTAGCAGCTTTAGGAGCTATGATGGTGATGGCAGTTGTTACGATGATTGAATTGAGTATACTAAAACatatttggagtttgcacaaatGGGATTTGCTGCCGTTTTGTGCTGCGTTTTGCACAAGTTTTTACAAACTAGAGTATGGCGTCATTGTAGGAACAGGTATCGCAATTTTAGTACTTCTTTCCCGCGAGGCGCGTCcgaaatatttactaaaaaagaatgAAGCGGAAAAGTATATCAAACTACTTTTGTTAGAAAACTTGACCTATCCTGGTGTCGAAgcagtaaataaaacaatttattctgAAGTCAATAGCCGTACTTGGATTGAAACTGTGTTTTTAGATATGTCTGCCATGGTTCGAGTTGATTTTacaatacttaaaaactttgaatttttaaaaaacgagtttttaaaaaagaaaattgttctttgttttataaacttttctcGCATTTCTGTTCGAAGAAAGTTTGTAAAGGCTGGTTTAATAACCAATGGAGAAGATTTGACAATAGTAAATAATTCTTTAGGAAAAACTTTAGATTTGGTTGAAAATAATGATCTCAAAATTGGATTAACGGAGGATGATGATTTAGAACTAGAAAtgacagttttaaataaaatgagcGAGAATGAATTGAGTACTGTGAATGTCTTGGAAAATGTTGCAGTCGTGCATTTTAGAGaccaataa